CGATGGCGTAGAATGGTCGCAGCGGGATGCTGAGGGGAAAAATTCGGGCTGGACACCGTGGAAGGGCGCTCGCACGTTGCCCGCTTAACTACTCTTACCATGGGCAACCTTAAGAAGAAACGTCGTCTGAAGATGTCGAAGCACAAACGCCGGAAGCGCCTCAAGGCGAACCGCCACAAGAAGCGCACATGGCAAAAGTGATTTAGCTGCGCTCTATTTTAAGAAGCCCGCCCGAAAGGCGGGCTTTGTTTTTCAAAACGAATGGAGTGGGTGTAAAACATAAGGGAAAGTATTAGGCTCCCGAAAAAGGATTATGGTTTTGCGCTTGTCAGATAGCTAAGTGCCCCATATCCAGCATGTCCTGCAAATGGATGTTTAGATTAACAGTCTGAATGCCATTTTTCAAAAACCGGCACCCACACACCAGCGCCCCTCATGCTTTTTTCAAAAAAGACCAAAGGGTTTTGCGTCGAAATCGGCGAACACGTCGCTTTGATGGCGCGCCTCTCTCAGCCCGATGCGCCTTTCCTTGTTGAGGAACTTAAAGAACTGCCTTCCGGCGATGCTGAAGGCATGGTCTCCTGGGTCAAAAGTGCCGATGGGAAAGGCTCCAGTGGTTATATTCATGCCACATGTGGGGTTTATCCTGCCAAGCGGTTGGTGCGTCGGCATACGCTCGATGTAAAACGGGTTAAGGATCCTGCTTATTTTGGGGAGATTTATACTCAGCAATTTCGGGTCGAGGCTGACAAATATACGATCAAGGCGCTGAATCCCGATGATGGCAGCGAATACGATCAGGCCAAGGCAACGCAGAAAGAGGTCCTCTTCTGTGGGCTTCCTTCAGAGGATGTAGTCAGCACTCAGGATAAATTGTTGGAGATGGGGGTTTACCCGGAACGCCTTGAATTGGGTAGCTTGGCCACCCTTGGCGGGATGGTTAATTACCTCAAATTCAAGCAGTCCAAGACACCAGTTCTCCTCTTGGAGATCGGGCAGGAAAACACCCAAAGTTTTATTTTGAGTGCCGATGGGGTGGATATCTCCCGACCCATTCCTAGCGGTATTGCAGCAATGATACCTGTCGTTCAGAAGGAGTTGGGACTGAAGGATGAGGAATCGGCCAAGAAATTGTTCTACTCGAATACATTTGATTTCACCAGCATGGGTGGGGTCTTGGTCAAGAAGTTGCTCAAGGAACTCCAATCCTCCATCGGCTTCTATGAAGTCCAAACCGGTCAATCGATTGGCAACGTGGTTTGCACCCAATTACCTTCCAGCTTGAGCTGGATTGGAGCAACGATGGCGAGTGCCCTCGGAGTAGCTCCATTGAAAGTCGACTTAGTACCATGGTTGGAGTCATTAAATATCCAACTGGCCCCGGGCGTAAGCCTTGGACAACCGGAAGAGCGCTGGATCGGGCTTTTTTCACTTCTTGCCACTCACCAAAATGCTGTCCCTGAAGAAAAAAAGTGACGCGCAGCCTTTAACGGCACCGCTCTGGCACCCCAACTTCCGCGACTTTGAAAGGTTGCCGGACACCAAGGTGGTGCGCACCACCTTCTTCATCAATACCGCAGCGGTGGCGGCTGCCGTGGCCATGCTCCTGTGGCTTGGTTTCAGGGAATATGACAACCACAACATCGGCCAACAGATCACCGAGGCGAGCCGACAAATCGAAAATAACCGCAAGCAAAACGATGACGCCATCAAGTTGGCGAAGGCTTTTGCCGACGAGGAAAAGAAAATTACCGAGGCAATCGCATTCATGCAGGTGCCCATTACCCCGATAGAATTTGTGGCCGTGCTAGGCGAGACTCTCCCGAAGGATATCTCTATCGAATATATTGATTCCCGGATAGTTG
This DNA window, taken from Oleiharenicola lentus, encodes the following:
- a CDS encoding AURKAIP1/COX24 domain-containing protein, with product MGNLKKKRRLKMSKHKRRKRLKANRHKKRTWQK